From the genome of Spinacia oleracea cultivar Varoflay chromosome 2, BTI_SOV_V1, whole genome shotgun sequence, one region includes:
- the LOC110798529 gene encoding uncharacterized protein isoform X1, which yields MENPPDQSSPAKAVDLQSPDPKVVRRKFVQTTLFPLKPHNTKVEEIPDDDDEAEVGGSQGGKKKRGRKPKGNTTPQKRGVKKVVDTKVEEIGDDDDVEEAGGSQGGKRKRGRNTKGNSTPSKRGSKKQGTPNGKDVSVVAIDDTESPDDASPQQLKAKRRVSTKNGRSNGNKAASTSKGTHPVATLQSSQPVPDLWLEAKKTAEENSRIFAGKQIHPFFSSWKAGKKDLETTEVENNGCLEKTKERNVELGPVHVFDTAKDTYDIIDWSNWTFDDGIFSKKTCIQERNGSCFEGIVDSLNFNGIPSASNHSVMHLKDISLAQLRGEEGSSVLWTSVSPIVVDKEVTAYDPLANIEKERESCIYGNVGYFSSHFEQQNTIPRERITSYYLNRGNYPENGLWANKYHPEKALEVCGNSEAVKFINDWLGLWQATGSRVTKSSYSADKCSVKCDEYGLYDSDSDSENAEESGLKNVLLVTGPVGSGKSAAIYACAKEQGFQVIEVNSSDWRNGALLKQKFGEAVGSHLLKRSQESPSGKLNLKSSPVITNGAPAQGLNNGVVEVISLLEEEDYVGTVGSQYHSNVRHSCDKGDIKTLILFEDVDVTLCDDRGFISTIQQLADTGKRPMILTSNNESPLLPDNLDREEVCFTMPSQKELAHHIHLVCSAEKADIHPNLIERCIEFCQGDIRKTLMHLQFWCQSNKCIKDGKMQSITCPLMFNLEAGHCILPKLIPWALPSLLSEFVEAEVAKSFSGIEENHNLLGMIEEEEAGNIGIQNKQDSDIGETASIEAKKEAILSGNYFLDLDNDIVAGSNQCEFSNSSGTPVAFNRRNMRRKVDTVLSDSEDEICNHENLPVSAGLFGNGNGTLFSEVHSQFPVLHSGLEGASNEFWGQLVHPGAKEVEAETVKANHFNFFAQGNSYNQSTDPCVHAAEAKHHQQLEFVHANCSSFGEANDSLNLFNDLLEHTRDGKFGEAVDHEKFPTVGNSGNQSPCYFEEANRVEIGTGNEVNLCLNPLNDLVQHFDEEKVAVKRCLFPLPVQAGPISMAESQHQHLEMGTVNHDGPVAADASFNPSFDQLLSCSKANMANSEQQHPGTANGNPFCYTALGDSLNPSSDHLINFVEAKEKEIQNQLPEAGDGSGNSFAAVDGPILQLSNQFLTVENPEKIQLQHPEISDVKYDGCVQLDGSLKPMGDQSPYKDIMDFIGCPTIDNSLNPLDGKTTNLIEVTAEENQCQSSDTTNVNHVMDQCQSFNMSYVPESTYVPETEVNDGTECPSGTDLMEIVSRVTINNADPSDEIKLHQASEYRFCGFDINMNVRDEEMGDSHCEKEHLEPSTSGCPVMDECSRMDFFKRSKSFRNSPLKVKNYVHNSVQERWKELRQTDLGQYLIAEHKNALQLVDLGYRMSNLISEGDRLLHDYEYLLNDSSGLSEETYTFSWHDQQVRMALSIAQYGYFLYAKDIDALQSNMGVANNLHLGWEMLVSTGDSVALGKLLSLSKSQISLTDTSIKQATTVDSSSTREREMWVQNIVQSVVPLRSYLTVRGHALHDYLSSLTQISRSEASRLAEAPQKTKRRRVRVAKNYLSSGGINLSQDDILKLNEYDFCRKDTS from the exons ATGGAAAACCCACCTGATCAATCATCGCCAGCGAAGGCCGTCGATCTACAATCACCGGATCCGAAAGTTGTTCGCCGGAAATTTGTACAGACGACGCTGTTTCCTCTTAAGCCGCACAACACTAAAGTGGAGGAAATTCCCGACGATGACGATGAGGCGGAAGTTGGCGGTAGTCAAGgaggaaagaaaaaaagaggtAGAAAACCGAAGGGAAACACTACGCCGCAGAAACGGGGTGTTAAGAAGGTTGTTGATACCAAAGTGGAGGAAATCGGGGACGACGATGACGTGGAGGAAGCTGGTGGGAGTcaaggaggaaagagaaagagagggagGAATACAAAGGGGAATTCTACGCCTTCGAAACGGGGGTCAAAGAAG CAGGGGACTCCCAATGGAAAAGATGTTTCTGTTGTTGCAATTGATGATACTGAATCTCCTG ATGATGCAAGTCCTCAACAGCTGAAAGCAAAACGACGTGTTTCAACAAAAAATGGAAGGAGTAACGGGAATAAAGCAGCATCCACGTCTAAGGGAACTCATCCAGTAGCTACCCTGCAATCTTCACAGCCTGTTCCTGATCTGTGGCTGGAGGCTAAAAAGACAGCCGAG GAGAATTCACGGATATTTGCTGGAAAACAGATACATCCATTTTTCTCCTCGTGGAAGGCGGGAAAAAAAGATTTGGAGACTACTGAGGTGGAGAATAATGGGTGCTTAGAGAAAACGAAGGAGAGAAATGTGGAGTTAGGTCCTGTTCATGTATTTGATACTGCTAAG GATACTTATGATATTATTGACTGGAGCAATTGGACCTTTGATGACGGGATCTTCAGCAAGAAAACTTGTATTCAAGAAAGGAATGGTTCTTGCTTTGAAGGCATTGTTGATTCCTTAAATTTTAATGGTATCCCAAGCGCTTCAAATCATTCCGTAATGCATCTTAAGGATATTTCTTTGGCCCAACTTCGTGGTGAAGAAGGCTCTTCTGTATTATGGACGTCTGTCTCTCCTATAGTAGTTGATAAAGAAGTAACAGCATATGACCCACTGGCGAATATAGAAAAG GAGAGAGAATCTTGTATATATGGTAATGTCGGCTATTTCAGCTCACATTTTGAGCAGCAAAATACCATTCCGCGGGAAAG AATTACGTCATACTATTTAAATCGTGGTAATTATCCAGAGAATGGCTTGTGGGCAAACAAATATCATCCAGAAAAGGCATTGGAG GTTTGTGGTAACAGTGAAGCTGTAAAGTTTATAAATGACTGGCTGGGTCTTTGGCAAGCAACGGGTTCTCGTGTAACCAAAAGCTCCTACTCTGCTGACAAGTGTTCGGTCAAGTGCGATGAATATGGTCTTTATGATAGTGATTCAGATTCTGAAAATGCAGAAGAATCTGGTTTGAAAAATGTTCTTTTGGTAACAGGGCCTGTTGGG AGTGGAAAGTCGGCAGCTATTTATGCTTGTGCAAAAGAGCAAGGCTTCCAAGTCATTGAG GTTAATTCATCGGACTGGAGAAATGGAGCTCTTCTTAAGCAAAAATTCGGAGAGGCTGTAGGATCGCATTTGCTCAAGCG GTCCCAGGAAAGCCCATCGGGTAAACTCAACTTAAAGTCTTCACCTGTAATTACAAATGGAGCACCAGCACAAGGTTTGAACAATGGTGTAGTTGAAGTTATATCTCTGttagaagaggaagattatgTGGGTACTGTTGGAAGTCAATACCACAGTAATGTTAGACATTCTTGTGACAAAGGTGACATCAAAACCTTGATACTTTTCGAGGATGTTGATGTTACTTTATGTGATGATCGGGGATTTATTTCCACCATACAACAACTTGCTGATACAGGAAAGCGGCCCATGATATTGACTAGTAATA ATGAAAGCCCGCTGTTGCCGGACAATTTGGATAGAGAAGAAGTGTGTTTCACAATGCCATCACAAAAGGAGCTGGCACACCATATACATCTG GTTTGTTCTGCTGAAAAAGCCGACATACATCCGAATCTTATTGAGAGATGCATCGAATTTTGCCAAGGGGACATCCGTAAGACTTTGATGCATCTTCAATTCTGGTGCCAGAGCAACAAATGCATTAAAG ATGGGAAAATGCAAAGTATCACTTGTCCTCTGATGTTCAACCTTGAAGCTGGCCACTGTATATTGCCTAAACTGATTCCTTGGGCATTACCCTCTTTGCTATCCGAGTTTGTTGAAGCAGAAGTTGCGAAATCCTTTTCCGGAATTGAAGAAAACCATAACTTGTTAGGAATGATTGAGGAAGAAGAAGCAGGCAATATAGGAATACAGAATAAGCAGGACTCTGATATAGGTGAAACAGCTAGTATTGAGGCAAAGAAGGAAGCAATTTTAAGCGGAAACTACTTTTTAGATCTAGACAACGATATTGTTGCCGGAAGCAATCAATGTGAGTTCTCCAATTCATCAGGCACCCCGGTAGCATTTAATCGCCGCAATATGCGCAGAAAAGTTGACACTGTGCTGTCAGATTCCGAAGATGAGATCTGTAATCATGAAAATCTTCCTGTTTCGGCCGGTTTGTTTGGTAACGGTAATGGTACATTATTCTCAGAAGTTCATTCTCAGTTTCCTGTCCTTCACTCGGGTTTAGAGGGAGCTTCAAATGAGTTTTGGGGACAGTTAGTTCATCCCGGTGCAAAAGAAGTAGAAGCAGAAACAGTAAAGGCTAACCACTTCAACTTTTTTGCTCAGGGTAACTCATATAACCAATCTACTGACCCTTGTGTACACGCTGCAGAggcaaaacatcatcaacaactagAATTTGTACATGCAAACTGTAGTAGTTTTGGGGAAGCCAATGACTCTTTGAACCTGTTCAATGACCTGCTAGAACATACTCGAGATGGAAAGTTTGGAGAAGCAGTTGATCATGAAAAATTTCCAACAGTAGGTAACTCTGGAAACCAGTCACCCTGTTATTTTGAAGAGGCAAATAGAGTGGAAATAGGGACAGGAAATGAAGTAAATCTGTGTTTGAACCCATTAAACGACCTTGTACAACATTTTGATGAGGAAAAAGTTGCAGTAAAGAGATGCCTCTTTCCACTTCCAGTACAGGCGGGTCCCATCAGCATGGCAGAATCTCAGCATCAGCATCTTGAAATGGGAACTGTGAATCATGATGGTCCGGTAGCAGCTGATGCCTCTTTTAATCCATCTTTTGACCAGTTACTTTCTTGTAGTAAGGCAAATATGGCAAACAGTGAGCAGCAACATCCAGGAACAGCAAATGGTAATCCTTTCTGCTATACAGCGTTGGGTGACTCTTTGAACCCTTCAAGTGACCACCTGATTAATTTTGTAGAGGCTAAAGAAAAGGAAATTCAGAACCAACTTCCAGAGGCAGGTGATGGAAGTGGCAACAGCTTTGCAGCTGTTGATGGTCCTATATTACAATTGAGTAACCAATTCCTTACAGTGGAAAACCCGGAGAAAATCCAGCTGCAACATCCAGAAATTTCTGATGTCAAGTATGATGGTTGTGTACAATTAGATGGTTCTCTGAAACCAATGGGTGATCAATCACCTTATAAGGATATTATGGATTTCATCGGTTGTCCTACCATAGACAATTCTCTGAACCCATTAGACGGCAAAACAACAAATTTAATTGAGGTAACAGCAGAGGAGAATCAGTGCCAATCTTCAGACACTACAAATGTTAATCATGTGATGGATCAGTGCCAGTCATTTAACATGTCTTATGTACCAGAGTCCACATATGTTCCAGAAACTGAGGTTAATGATGGAACAGAGTGTCCGTCAGGAACAGATCTGATGGAAATTGTGTCACGTGTTACAATTAACAATGCGGACCCATCTGATGAAATCAAGCTTCATCAAGCTTCTGAGTATAGGTTTTGTGGTTTTGACATAAATATGAATGTGAGGGATGAGGAGATGGGAGATTCTCACTGTGAAAAAGAACATCTTGAGCCCAGCACATCTGGTTGTCCGGTGATGGATGAGTGCAGTCGTATGGATTTCTTTAAGAGATCCAAGAGCTTTAGGAACTCTCCATTGAAAGTGAAAAATTATGTACACAATTCTGTACAGGAAAGGTGGAAAGAACTCCGACAGACAGATTTGGGACAATATTTAATCGCGGAACATAAAAATGCTCTTCAACTTGTGGATTTGGGTTATAGAATGAGCAATCTAATATCCGAGGGCGATCGTTTACTTCATGACTATGAATATCTACTCAAT GATTCTTCAGGTCTTAGTGAGGAAACTTACACCTTTAGCTGGCATGATCAGCAAGTTCGGATGGCACTTTCAATTGCACAATATGGCTATTTTTTGTATGCTAAAGATATTGATGCTTTACAATCAAATATGGGCGTAGCCAACAATTTACATCTAGGTTGGGAGATGCTTGTGTCAACAGGTGACTCGGTGGCGTTAGGAAAGCTACTCAGTCTAAGTAAGAGTCAAATTTCACTGACTGACACAAGCATAAAGCAGGCAACAACTGTTGATAGTTCATCAacaag AGAAAGGGAGATGTGGGTGCAGAATATTGTTCAGTCAGTAGTTCCATTGAGATCTTACTTAACTGTGAGAGGACATGCACTCCATGATTATCTTTCTTCATTGACTCAAATTTCGAGATCAGAGGCTTCTCGCTTGGCTGAAGCTCCTCAGAAAACAAAACGAAGAAG GGTGCGCGTTGCCAAGAACTATTTAAGCAGTGGCGGTATAAACTTGTCACAGGACGATATCTTAAAGTTGAACGAGTACGATTTCTGTCGAAAAGATACATCATAA
- the LOC110798529 gene encoding uncharacterized protein isoform X3, translating to MENPPDQSSPAKAVDLQSPDPKVVRRKFVQTTLFPLKPHNTKVEEIPDDDDEAEVGGSQGGKKKRGRKPKGNTTPQKRGVKKVVDTKVEEIGDDDDVEEAGGSQGGKRKRGRNTKGNSTPSKRGSKKQGTPNGKDVSVVAIDDTESPDDASPQQLKAKRRVSTKNGRSNGNKAASTSKGTHPVATLQSSQPVPDLWLEAKKTAEENSRIFAGKQIHPFFSSWKAGKKDLETTEVENNGCLEKTKERNVELGPVHVFDTAKDTYDIIDWSNWTFDDGIFSKKTCIQERNGSCFEGIVDSLNFNGIPSASNHSVMHLKDISLAQLRGEEGSSVLWTSVSPIVVDKEVTAYDPLANIEKERESCIYGNVGYFSSHFEQQNTIPRERITSYYLNRGNYPENGLWANKYHPEKALEVCGNSEAVKFINDWLGLWQATGSRVTKSSYSADKCSVKCDEYGLYDSDSDSENAEESGLKNVLLVTGPVGSGKSAAIYACAKEQGFQVIEVNSSDWRNGALLKQKFGEAVGSHLLKRSQESPSGKLNLKSSPVITNGAPAQGLNNGVVEVISLLEEEDYVGTVGSQYHSNVRHSCDKGDIKTLILFEDVDVTLCDDRGFISTIQQLADTGKRPMILTSNNESPLLPDNLDREEVCFTMPSQKELAHHIHLVCSAEKADIHPNLIERCIEFCQGDIRKTLMHLQFWCQSNKCIKDGKMQSITCPLMFNLEAGHCILPKLIPWALPSLLSEFVEAEVAKSFSGIEENHNLLGMIEEEEAGNIGIQNKQDSDIGETASIEAKKEAILSGNYFLDLDNDIVAGSNQCEFSNSSGTPVAFNRRNMRRKVDTVLSDSEDEICNHENLPVSAGLFGNGNGTLFSEVHSQFPVLHSGLEGASNEFWGQLVHPGAKEVEAETVKANHFNFFAQGNSYNQSTDPCVHAAEAKHHQQLEFVHANCSSFGEANDSLNLFNDLLEHTRDGKFGEAVDHEKFPTVGNSGNQSPCYFEEANRVEIGTGNEVNLCLNPLNDLVQHFDEEKVAVKRCLFPLPVQAGPISMAESQHQHLEMGTVNHDGPVAADASFNPSFDQLLSCSKANMANSEQQHPGTANEAKEKEIQNQLPEAGDGSGNSFAAVDGPILQLSNQFLTVENPEKIQLQHPEISDVKYDGCVQLDGSLKPMGDQSPYKDIMDFIGCPTIDNSLNPLDGKTTNLIEVTAEENQCQSSDTTNVNHVMDQCQSFNMSYVPESTYVPETEVNDGTECPSGTDLMEIVSRVTINNADPSDEIKLHQASEYRFCGFDINMNVRDEEMGDSHCEKEHLEPSTSGCPVMDECSRMDFFKRSKSFRNSPLKVKNYVHNSVQERWKELRQTDLGQYLIAEHKNALQLVDLGYRMSNLISEGDRLLHDYEYLLNDSSGLSEETYTFSWHDQQVRMALSIAQYGYFLYAKDIDALQSNMGVANNLHLGWEMLVSTGDSVALGKLLSLSKSQISLTDTSIKQATTVDSSSTREREMWVQNIVQSVVPLRSYLTVRGHALHDYLSSLTQISRSEASRLAEAPQKTKRRRVRVAKNYLSSGGINLSQDDILKLNEYDFCRKDTS from the exons ATGGAAAACCCACCTGATCAATCATCGCCAGCGAAGGCCGTCGATCTACAATCACCGGATCCGAAAGTTGTTCGCCGGAAATTTGTACAGACGACGCTGTTTCCTCTTAAGCCGCACAACACTAAAGTGGAGGAAATTCCCGACGATGACGATGAGGCGGAAGTTGGCGGTAGTCAAGgaggaaagaaaaaaagaggtAGAAAACCGAAGGGAAACACTACGCCGCAGAAACGGGGTGTTAAGAAGGTTGTTGATACCAAAGTGGAGGAAATCGGGGACGACGATGACGTGGAGGAAGCTGGTGGGAGTcaaggaggaaagagaaagagagggagGAATACAAAGGGGAATTCTACGCCTTCGAAACGGGGGTCAAAGAAG CAGGGGACTCCCAATGGAAAAGATGTTTCTGTTGTTGCAATTGATGATACTGAATCTCCTG ATGATGCAAGTCCTCAACAGCTGAAAGCAAAACGACGTGTTTCAACAAAAAATGGAAGGAGTAACGGGAATAAAGCAGCATCCACGTCTAAGGGAACTCATCCAGTAGCTACCCTGCAATCTTCACAGCCTGTTCCTGATCTGTGGCTGGAGGCTAAAAAGACAGCCGAG GAGAATTCACGGATATTTGCTGGAAAACAGATACATCCATTTTTCTCCTCGTGGAAGGCGGGAAAAAAAGATTTGGAGACTACTGAGGTGGAGAATAATGGGTGCTTAGAGAAAACGAAGGAGAGAAATGTGGAGTTAGGTCCTGTTCATGTATTTGATACTGCTAAG GATACTTATGATATTATTGACTGGAGCAATTGGACCTTTGATGACGGGATCTTCAGCAAGAAAACTTGTATTCAAGAAAGGAATGGTTCTTGCTTTGAAGGCATTGTTGATTCCTTAAATTTTAATGGTATCCCAAGCGCTTCAAATCATTCCGTAATGCATCTTAAGGATATTTCTTTGGCCCAACTTCGTGGTGAAGAAGGCTCTTCTGTATTATGGACGTCTGTCTCTCCTATAGTAGTTGATAAAGAAGTAACAGCATATGACCCACTGGCGAATATAGAAAAG GAGAGAGAATCTTGTATATATGGTAATGTCGGCTATTTCAGCTCACATTTTGAGCAGCAAAATACCATTCCGCGGGAAAG AATTACGTCATACTATTTAAATCGTGGTAATTATCCAGAGAATGGCTTGTGGGCAAACAAATATCATCCAGAAAAGGCATTGGAG GTTTGTGGTAACAGTGAAGCTGTAAAGTTTATAAATGACTGGCTGGGTCTTTGGCAAGCAACGGGTTCTCGTGTAACCAAAAGCTCCTACTCTGCTGACAAGTGTTCGGTCAAGTGCGATGAATATGGTCTTTATGATAGTGATTCAGATTCTGAAAATGCAGAAGAATCTGGTTTGAAAAATGTTCTTTTGGTAACAGGGCCTGTTGGG AGTGGAAAGTCGGCAGCTATTTATGCTTGTGCAAAAGAGCAAGGCTTCCAAGTCATTGAG GTTAATTCATCGGACTGGAGAAATGGAGCTCTTCTTAAGCAAAAATTCGGAGAGGCTGTAGGATCGCATTTGCTCAAGCG GTCCCAGGAAAGCCCATCGGGTAAACTCAACTTAAAGTCTTCACCTGTAATTACAAATGGAGCACCAGCACAAGGTTTGAACAATGGTGTAGTTGAAGTTATATCTCTGttagaagaggaagattatgTGGGTACTGTTGGAAGTCAATACCACAGTAATGTTAGACATTCTTGTGACAAAGGTGACATCAAAACCTTGATACTTTTCGAGGATGTTGATGTTACTTTATGTGATGATCGGGGATTTATTTCCACCATACAACAACTTGCTGATACAGGAAAGCGGCCCATGATATTGACTAGTAATA ATGAAAGCCCGCTGTTGCCGGACAATTTGGATAGAGAAGAAGTGTGTTTCACAATGCCATCACAAAAGGAGCTGGCACACCATATACATCTG GTTTGTTCTGCTGAAAAAGCCGACATACATCCGAATCTTATTGAGAGATGCATCGAATTTTGCCAAGGGGACATCCGTAAGACTTTGATGCATCTTCAATTCTGGTGCCAGAGCAACAAATGCATTAAAG ATGGGAAAATGCAAAGTATCACTTGTCCTCTGATGTTCAACCTTGAAGCTGGCCACTGTATATTGCCTAAACTGATTCCTTGGGCATTACCCTCTTTGCTATCCGAGTTTGTTGAAGCAGAAGTTGCGAAATCCTTTTCCGGAATTGAAGAAAACCATAACTTGTTAGGAATGATTGAGGAAGAAGAAGCAGGCAATATAGGAATACAGAATAAGCAGGACTCTGATATAGGTGAAACAGCTAGTATTGAGGCAAAGAAGGAAGCAATTTTAAGCGGAAACTACTTTTTAGATCTAGACAACGATATTGTTGCCGGAAGCAATCAATGTGAGTTCTCCAATTCATCAGGCACCCCGGTAGCATTTAATCGCCGCAATATGCGCAGAAAAGTTGACACTGTGCTGTCAGATTCCGAAGATGAGATCTGTAATCATGAAAATCTTCCTGTTTCGGCCGGTTTGTTTGGTAACGGTAATGGTACATTATTCTCAGAAGTTCATTCTCAGTTTCCTGTCCTTCACTCGGGTTTAGAGGGAGCTTCAAATGAGTTTTGGGGACAGTTAGTTCATCCCGGTGCAAAAGAAGTAGAAGCAGAAACAGTAAAGGCTAACCACTTCAACTTTTTTGCTCAGGGTAACTCATATAACCAATCTACTGACCCTTGTGTACACGCTGCAGAggcaaaacatcatcaacaactagAATTTGTACATGCAAACTGTAGTAGTTTTGGGGAAGCCAATGACTCTTTGAACCTGTTCAATGACCTGCTAGAACATACTCGAGATGGAAAGTTTGGAGAAGCAGTTGATCATGAAAAATTTCCAACAGTAGGTAACTCTGGAAACCAGTCACCCTGTTATTTTGAAGAGGCAAATAGAGTGGAAATAGGGACAGGAAATGAAGTAAATCTGTGTTTGAACCCATTAAACGACCTTGTACAACATTTTGATGAGGAAAAAGTTGCAGTAAAGAGATGCCTCTTTCCACTTCCAGTACAGGCGGGTCCCATCAGCATGGCAGAATCTCAGCATCAGCATCTTGAAATGGGAACTGTGAATCATGATGGTCCGGTAGCAGCTGATGCCTCTTTTAATCCATCTTTTGACCAGTTACTTTCTTGTAGTAAGGCAAATATGGCAAACAGTGAGCAGCAACATCCAGGAACAGCAAATG AGGCTAAAGAAAAGGAAATTCAGAACCAACTTCCAGAGGCAGGTGATGGAAGTGGCAACAGCTTTGCAGCTGTTGATGGTCCTATATTACAATTGAGTAACCAATTCCTTACAGTGGAAAACCCGGAGAAAATCCAGCTGCAACATCCAGAAATTTCTGATGTCAAGTATGATGGTTGTGTACAATTAGATGGTTCTCTGAAACCAATGGGTGATCAATCACCTTATAAGGATATTATGGATTTCATCGGTTGTCCTACCATAGACAATTCTCTGAACCCATTAGACGGCAAAACAACAAATTTAATTGAGGTAACAGCAGAGGAGAATCAGTGCCAATCTTCAGACACTACAAATGTTAATCATGTGATGGATCAGTGCCAGTCATTTAACATGTCTTATGTACCAGAGTCCACATATGTTCCAGAAACTGAGGTTAATGATGGAACAGAGTGTCCGTCAGGAACAGATCTGATGGAAATTGTGTCACGTGTTACAATTAACAATGCGGACCCATCTGATGAAATCAAGCTTCATCAAGCTTCTGAGTATAGGTTTTGTGGTTTTGACATAAATATGAATGTGAGGGATGAGGAGATGGGAGATTCTCACTGTGAAAAAGAACATCTTGAGCCCAGCACATCTGGTTGTCCGGTGATGGATGAGTGCAGTCGTATGGATTTCTTTAAGAGATCCAAGAGCTTTAGGAACTCTCCATTGAAAGTGAAAAATTATGTACACAATTCTGTACAGGAAAGGTGGAAAGAACTCCGACAGACAGATTTGGGACAATATTTAATCGCGGAACATAAAAATGCTCTTCAACTTGTGGATTTGGGTTATAGAATGAGCAATCTAATATCCGAGGGCGATCGTTTACTTCATGACTATGAATATCTACTCAAT GATTCTTCAGGTCTTAGTGAGGAAACTTACACCTTTAGCTGGCATGATCAGCAAGTTCGGATGGCACTTTCAATTGCACAATATGGCTATTTTTTGTATGCTAAAGATATTGATGCTTTACAATCAAATATGGGCGTAGCCAACAATTTACATCTAGGTTGGGAGATGCTTGTGTCAACAGGTGACTCGGTGGCGTTAGGAAAGCTACTCAGTCTAAGTAAGAGTCAAATTTCACTGACTGACACAAGCATAAAGCAGGCAACAACTGTTGATAGTTCATCAacaag AGAAAGGGAGATGTGGGTGCAGAATATTGTTCAGTCAGTAGTTCCATTGAGATCTTACTTAACTGTGAGAGGACATGCACTCCATGATTATCTTTCTTCATTGACTCAAATTTCGAGATCAGAGGCTTCTCGCTTGGCTGAAGCTCCTCAGAAAACAAAACGAAGAAG GGTGCGCGTTGCCAAGAACTATTTAAGCAGTGGCGGTATAAACTTGTCACAGGACGATATCTTAAAGTTGAACGAGTACGATTTCTGTCGAAAAGATACATCATAA